The following proteins are co-located in the Peromyscus maniculatus bairdii isolate BWxNUB_F1_BW_parent chromosome 23, HU_Pman_BW_mat_3.1, whole genome shotgun sequence genome:
- the Ccl26 gene encoding C-C motif chemokine 26 has product MKSPGPWTMKTVSLSSIVLLAFFLGIHLGAAAQSDKPCCLYYSHHVIPWNWVHSYEIAKGSCPQDLMVFTTKRGKFCVQPKAKWVQTYISLLEAQKHL; this is encoded by the exons ATGAAGAGCCCAGGCCCATGGACCATGAAGACCGTCTCTTTGAGTTCCATTGTTCTCCTGGCCTTCTTCCTCGGTATCCACCTTGGAGCTGCCGCAC AAAGCGACAAGCCTTGCTGCCTCTATTACAGCCACCATGTGATCCCGTGGAACTGGGTGCACTCCTATGAGATCGCCAAAGGCAGCTGTCCCCAAGATCTCATGGT ATTCACTACAAAAAGAGGCAAATTCTGTGTGCAACCAAAGGCCAAGTGGGTGCAGACATACATTTCTTTGTTGGAAGCCCAGAAGCATCTGTGA